Proteins from a single region of Sporosarcina sp. P33:
- a CDS encoding spore germination protein has protein sequence MTENLFTSIREGERWFISQFGEDETFDATKRLIHLWDREILLLYMNGLVDGEVLTTLLTEMQYRNELYTSNTDENIDKALMDYFPYHALEIVKDEDSLAKVILSGLAVFVMKDGFTFALDVRSYPGRNPEEPDTEKVIRGSRDGFTENILMNTSLIRRRLRATELRFEMHETSVKGKTDIAIAFLKGAASEEHLDFVRQRLDQLKTDGLTMTDKSLEEFLFKQGFHPMPFVRYTERADICAAHLLEGHIAIIVDTSPSVILVPVTLVHHLQHAEEYRQAPLIGTFIRLVRFTGTFFSLVMLPFWYLLSTEKHFVPEAIKYIGPNEWGEVPLFVQLMLADVGIEILRMAAIHTPTPLSTAMGLVAAIVIGQVAIDVGLFSSEVVLYVAVSAILTFAIPSFELSITTKVFRIFLLVSTALLGAPGFFIASAVIYYYLCSLKPMNVPYLWPFTPFFPKAMLRVLIRFPMTIDDPRPFITDSPNRDRMS, from the coding sequence TTGACCGAAAATCTATTTACGTCTATACGAGAAGGGGAACGGTGGTTCATCAGCCAGTTTGGCGAAGACGAAACATTTGATGCGACCAAACGGCTGATCCACCTGTGGGATAGAGAGATACTACTTCTGTATATGAACGGTTTAGTAGATGGAGAGGTCTTAACAACCTTACTGACAGAAATGCAGTACCGCAATGAATTGTATACAAGTAACACTGACGAAAATATTGACAAGGCTTTGATGGATTACTTCCCGTATCATGCGCTGGAAATAGTAAAAGACGAAGATTCGCTTGCCAAAGTAATACTGAGCGGTTTAGCTGTCTTTGTCATGAAAGACGGTTTTACATTTGCGCTGGACGTGCGTTCATACCCAGGGAGAAATCCTGAAGAACCCGATACGGAAAAAGTTATACGCGGTTCAAGAGATGGTTTTACAGAAAATATTCTGATGAACACATCATTGATCCGCAGACGTTTGCGGGCAACGGAACTGCGTTTTGAAATGCACGAAACGTCTGTAAAAGGCAAAACGGATATCGCGATCGCCTTTTTGAAAGGTGCTGCCAGTGAAGAGCATTTGGATTTTGTCAGACAACGTCTTGATCAGTTAAAAACGGACGGACTGACGATGACCGATAAATCACTGGAAGAATTTCTATTCAAACAAGGCTTTCATCCGATGCCGTTTGTCCGTTATACCGAACGTGCCGATATTTGCGCGGCGCATCTGCTCGAAGGTCATATCGCGATTATCGTTGATACATCGCCTTCGGTCATATTGGTGCCTGTCACACTCGTCCATCATCTTCAGCATGCAGAAGAGTACAGGCAGGCGCCGCTGATTGGGACATTCATTCGTCTGGTGCGTTTTACGGGAACATTTTTCAGTCTCGTCATGCTGCCGTTCTGGTATTTGCTGTCGACGGAAAAACATTTCGTTCCGGAGGCAATTAAGTATATCGGACCAAATGAATGGGGGGAAGTCCCTCTGTTCGTGCAGCTGATGCTGGCGGATGTCGGTATTGAAATACTGCGTATGGCAGCGATTCATACGCCGACACCGCTGTCTACCGCAATGGGGCTGGTCGCCGCGATCGTCATCGGGCAAGTGGCGATTGACGTGGGGTTATTTTCTTCGGAAGTCGTGCTGTATGTGGCAGTCAGTGCAATTTTGACATTTGCTATACCTTCATTTGAATTAAGCATCACAACAAAAGTATTCCGTATTTTCTTATTGGTTTCGACGGCACTGCTTGGCGCTCCGGGCTTTTTCATTGCGTCTGCTGTAATTTATTACTATCTGTGTTCTTTAAAGCCAATGAATGTGCCGTATTTGTGGCCGTTTACCCCGTTCTTCCCGAAAGCGATGCTGCGTGTCTTGATTCGTTTCCCTATGACAATCGATGACCCTCGGCCGTTCATTACAGATTCACCGAACCGTGACAGGATGTCGTAA
- a CDS encoding GNAT family N-acetyltransferase, whose protein sequence is MNLIRFKKAQEKIAMGFLSYIPSEKMLCKLQETVQQYICNEQWQLFLYKESEDYIGLIGVETDDEAKIYTVQHISVNPSFRGEGIAYKMMMELREIYPGYSCQGTDFTEPFIQSCLRKEEGADL, encoded by the coding sequence TTGAATCTTATTCGCTTTAAGAAAGCACAAGAGAAAATTGCTATGGGCTTTTTATCTTATATCCCTAGTGAAAAAATGTTATGCAAATTACAAGAAACTGTTCAGCAATATATTTGCAATGAACAGTGGCAGCTGTTTCTTTATAAAGAATCAGAAGACTATATCGGATTAATCGGTGTGGAAACGGATGATGAAGCCAAGATATATACCGTTCAGCATATTTCCGTAAATCCGTCATTCCGCGGGGAAGGCATCGCGTATAAGATGATGATGGAATTGCGGGAGATTTATCCGGGATATAGCTGTCAGGGAACAGATTTCACCGAACCTTTTATACAGAGTTGTCTACGA
- the lysA gene encoding diaminopimelate decarboxylase, whose translation MHLYGTQAVNENGHLTIGGVDVTELASQYGTPVMVYDTELIKSRAQAFKETFERKNIDAQVAYASKAFSSIAMYQLADQQGLSLDVVSGGELFTAAAAGFPRERIHFHGNNKSREEIEYAFDEEIGCIVVDNFLEIDLIKEIAEKREQSMNVLIRVTPGIEAHTHDYITTGQEDSKFGFDLKNGQTDQAFLALYDHEYIRFLGMHCHIGSQIFETDAFRFAAEVLMERMAEWRKDYQFICPVLNLGGGFGIRYTEEDTPLEPAVYVEEMADVVKSMAEESEYPIPQIWIEPGRSLVGDAGTTIYSAGSTKDVPGVRTYVAVDGGMSDNIRPALYDAPYSSALANRMNEPHDRLWTVAGKCCESGDKLIEQAALPQVETGDLLAVFCTGAYTYSMASNYNRLPRPAVVFAEKGRHQLAVRRETYEDIIKLDLPLQPDEKGSFS comes from the coding sequence ATGCATCTTTATGGAACACAGGCCGTGAATGAAAACGGCCACCTGACAATTGGCGGAGTAGACGTTACTGAACTGGCATCACAATACGGGACACCTGTCATGGTGTACGATACGGAATTAATTAAATCGCGCGCGCAGGCGTTCAAAGAAACGTTTGAGAGAAAAAATATTGACGCCCAGGTTGCCTATGCAAGCAAGGCGTTCTCTTCGATTGCCATGTATCAGCTGGCAGATCAGCAGGGACTCTCTCTGGATGTAGTATCAGGCGGAGAATTGTTTACTGCGGCAGCAGCAGGATTCCCGCGTGAACGGATTCATTTCCACGGCAATAATAAAAGCCGTGAAGAAATTGAGTATGCGTTTGACGAGGAAATCGGCTGTATTGTAGTTGATAATTTCTTGGAAATCGATCTTATTAAAGAAATAGCTGAAAAACGCGAGCAGTCCATGAATGTATTAATTCGCGTAACGCCGGGCATTGAGGCGCATACTCATGATTATATTACAACAGGCCAGGAAGACTCAAAATTCGGTTTTGATTTGAAAAATGGTCAAACAGATCAGGCATTTTTGGCATTGTATGATCATGAATATATCCGTTTTCTTGGTATGCACTGTCATATCGGATCACAGATTTTTGAAACTGATGCGTTTCGTTTCGCAGCAGAAGTGCTGATGGAAAGAATGGCAGAGTGGCGAAAAGACTATCAGTTTATCTGTCCTGTCTTGAATTTAGGCGGCGGTTTCGGTATTCGCTATACAGAAGAAGATACGCCCCTTGAGCCGGCTGTTTATGTGGAAGAAATGGCTGATGTGGTAAAAAGCATGGCGGAGGAAAGCGAATATCCGATTCCGCAAATTTGGATTGAGCCCGGCCGTTCACTTGTCGGCGATGCGGGAACAACGATTTATTCCGCAGGCAGCACAAAAGATGTGCCGGGCGTGCGTACATACGTAGCGGTGGATGGCGGTATGTCTGATAATATTCGTCCGGCTTTATACGATGCACCCTATTCCAGTGCGCTGGCCAACCGGATGAATGAACCGCATGACCGGCTATGGACCGTGGCGGGAAAATGCTGTGAGTCGGGTGACAAACTGATTGAACAGGCCGCGCTGCCGCAAGTGGAGACCGGTGATCTGTTGGCGGTCTTTTGTACAGGCGCATACACCTACTCGATGGCCAGCAACTACAATCGATTGCCGCGTCCTGCTGTTGTGTTCGCGGAAAAAGGAAGGCACCAGCTGGCAGTCAGACGTGAAACATATGAAGACATTATTAAATTAGATCTTCCGCTGCAGCCGGATGAAAAAGGAAGTTTCTCATGA